One region of Azoarcus sp. CIB genomic DNA includes:
- a CDS encoding glycoside hydrolase family 104 protein gives MNVSLIASGVLLGCVLFVLLRDRGVTISDDGGVIDTAADFLETWDMTNAEALNNPNVRAFLQLVRKGEGTADDGGYRRLVGGGSFASFADHPRQSVWIARIGDYSTAAGAYQFRSKTWDMARLQAGLSDFSPASQDLAAVQLIRNRGALADVLAGRISTALEKCSWEWASLPPWRYSKQGTLTMDAALTAFANYGGRAYV, from the coding sequence GTGAACGTCTCCCTGATCGCCTCCGGCGTCCTGCTCGGCTGCGTCCTGTTCGTGCTGCTGCGCGACCGGGGCGTGACGATCTCCGACGACGGGGGCGTCATCGACACCGCCGCCGACTTTCTGGAAACGTGGGACATGACGAACGCCGAAGCACTCAACAATCCGAACGTGCGCGCCTTCCTGCAGCTCGTGCGCAAGGGCGAGGGGACCGCCGACGACGGCGGATATCGCCGGCTCGTCGGGGGCGGCTCGTTCGCCTCCTTTGCAGACCATCCGCGGCAATCCGTGTGGATTGCGCGAATTGGCGATTACTCGACCGCTGCCGGGGCGTATCAGTTCCGATCGAAGACTTGGGACATGGCTCGCCTGCAGGCGGGGCTTTCCGACTTCTCGCCGGCCTCGCAGGATCTCGCCGCCGTGCAGCTCATCCGCAACCGCGGGGCGCTCGCCGACGTGCTCGCCGGCCGCATCTCGACCGCGCTCGAAAAGTGCTCGTGGGAATGGGCAAGCCTGCCGCCGTGGCGGTACAGCAAGCAGGGCACCTTGACGATGGACGCCGCTTTGACTGCGTTCGCCAACTATGGAGGTCGGGCGTATGTCTGA
- a CDS encoding major capsid protein P2: MIELIKLNPANNVVASGVANIDLSNLLGYSIEKIFLQLGGTALTKAMLTSIQLKANGKIILDTDGSKLDARLSYRPRTADATMLEIDFLENLAKSKLGMLGGSLDTTLGIKNLRLEITIAGATAPTLAGYAEVARPQVGPEFAQLRPLIARVHRVTQTIGAAGTFPLAVPHMDPVSGGSIFKRLAIFSANMTAAQVIRNGIIEHDSVKAINEYRQKIYGRTPQASLYMIDSMVDGLQEDRVFDTRPASGCTTAQLMGTFSGAETITIEVETLEPLDVY; encoded by the coding sequence ATGATCGAACTAATCAAGCTCAACCCCGCGAACAACGTCGTCGCCTCGGGCGTCGCGAACATCGACCTGTCGAACCTGCTCGGCTACTCGATCGAAAAGATCTTCCTGCAGCTCGGCGGAACCGCGCTCACGAAAGCGATGCTGACCAGCATTCAGCTGAAGGCGAACGGGAAAATCATCCTCGACACCGACGGCTCGAAGCTGGACGCGCGCCTGTCGTATCGTCCGCGCACCGCCGACGCGACCATGCTGGAAATCGACTTTCTCGAAAACCTCGCGAAATCGAAGCTGGGCATGCTCGGCGGCTCGCTCGATACCACGCTCGGAATCAAGAACCTGCGCCTCGAAATCACCATCGCGGGCGCGACCGCTCCGACGCTCGCCGGTTATGCCGAAGTCGCGCGGCCGCAAGTCGGTCCCGAGTTCGCCCAGCTTCGCCCGCTGATCGCTCGCGTGCACCGCGTGACGCAAACCATTGGCGCCGCCGGGACGTTCCCGCTGGCCGTCCCGCACATGGACCCGGTTTCCGGCGGCTCGATCTTCAAGCGGCTCGCAATCTTCTCCGCGAACATGACTGCCGCACAGGTAATCCGCAACGGGATTATCGAGCATGACTCGGTGAAGGCGATCAACGAGTACAGACAGAAAATCTACGGCCGCACGCCGCAGGCTTCGCTCTACATGATCGACAGCATGGTCGACGGGCTGCAGGAGGACCGCGTTTTTGACACCCGGCCGGCCTCGGGCTGCACGACTGCCCAGCTGATGGGTACTTTCTCGGGCGCCGAAACAATCACGATCGAAGTCGAAACTCTCGAACCGCTCGACGTCTACTGA